TGGATGAAGGTGCCCTGCCTCCCAAAGGTTCAAACATCCCTGCTAGCTAAGTTGGCAGACTTTCCTGGGGCCCGTCAGAAGGTCAAGTAAGTTCCCCATCAAACAAAGAGTCCCCCTCTTATATTCCCCTTCTCCCAAACCTGTCTCCATCAGATCGCTGCCtgggttctcctcctcctctttcctgccTGCTTCTCCCGCCACCCACCCTGGCTGCCCTCGGGAACTTCGAGTCTTCACCAACGCTGCTACCCTCCCGAGGAGCTGTCCCACAACCAGCTTCCCCTCCACCTGATAGGCGTGGGTGCCCGGTCTGCCCGCTCCCTGCCTGCTACACTGGTGGCCAGCCTGGAGGCTGGGAGCCTAGCAAGGACACGGAGACATCAGCGCCACAAGGAGTCCCGATGTTCAGCTCTCCAGCTTGAAAATGTGTACGAAGCCGAGGTCCATCAGCGATCCCTCTCACCGTGGAAATACCGGTAAGCCCCACAGACAGCAAAGAGCATGGAGATCCGTAGGCTAGGGGCTCAAATAAGCTCCACACATTTGCATAGGTGAAATCAGGCTCCCAGAAGTGTAAAAAATGACCTTTGAGCTGGAAGTGTCTGAgctgaaggaaccttagaatgaACGTGCAAAACCGTAGAGATCCTACAGGGGGACCTAGAGGGGGAAAGGGATTTGCTACCTCATTGACAACAGAGCCAGGACTGAAATCCAGGTGTTTGGACATCCAGCCGAGGGCTCTTTCACAAAATCATGTGCTGTCTGCAAGATTAAAATGGACAGCAACAGCAGCCTTGAAAGGGGGACGAATTCTCCTGAGGGGGGAGACTTAAGAGATGTGGAAGGAGAgcggggtggagggaaggagtgaTGGGGAAGGAGAGTATGTATTAGTTGgatggagttttctttttagtagCTGGTAGTCACCTGCTTCTCTTCTGCCTGTCCCGTACATGAGGCTCTGCCCAATCCCCTCAGTAGCCAATAATCTGATTGATTTTAATTGGGGTAGGGATGAAGAAGAGTTCAAAATTATTGCCTACAAAAGGTTTTGGGATATTCGCTGTGGAGAGAGGGGAACAGAAATTGAGACTTCAGGCAAAATTGTAAAATAGATGAAATGTCTTTTTGGGATCATCCCacattcctttcctcctttctttgtgcTCTCAGCCTACCCTTTATCATCATAGTTGTTTGTGGCAAtgggggttgtgacttgcccagggtcacacatctattaagtcattgaggtcacatttgaactcaggtcctctgactccagagctggtgctctatccgctgtgccacctagctgcccctcaccttAGTTGTTAACGGCAGACATGGACTTAGGGGTGTTCTGTCTGCCCAGGGGTATTTGCCTTTCGATGATCACTAtgagcactttcttcacaacagcttTGTGAGGTTGttcattaggttgtgagctctttgaggacagggacagtcttttgcctctttttgtatcgttagcacagtgcctgacatgtcataggcattcaataaatgctcattcacttCTTTGTCTTACAGAATTAACTCAGATGAGAACCGCTACCCCCAAAAGCTAGCCTTTGCAGAGTGTCTGTGCAAAGGCTGTATCGACATGAAATCAGGTCGGGAGACATCTTCACTCAACTCAGTTGAACTGTATCAGAGAGTGCTGGTCCTCCACCGAAAGCCCTGTGCTTTGAAGGGAGATACTCAAGTGACCCCAGGGGCCTTCACCTTCGAGATAGAGTACATCAACGTCCCTGTGGGCTGTACCTGTGTCCTGCCCCGGTCTGGCTAAGAAGGAGTGACCAGCAGGAGCTGGTACGCTCACTCCTCAGTCCTCTTGGTTCAACCATTAACCTTCTGTTTAATACACCCTTCAATTATGCATCACTTGCCCAGCTCCAGGATGTGACTTGATCCATAAAGCAGACTGGAATGGTGGGGAAAACCCTTTGTTTGGAATCAATAGACCTGCGTTTGAATCTTGGCTCACTACtgacttatgtgaccttgggcaagtcagttaacttctttgggcctcagcttccctaactgtaaaataagaggattgaatTAGACAACCTCGAGGGTCCATTCTAGTTCTGAGTCCTGTGAGCCTCTGAACCCAGACAAAGGACAGTATCCAGGGGAGTCCTTACCCCAGCCAAGACAAGAAACCTCCTTCTTCCCTATGGATTTCTCCAAGGTTTCTCCAGTGCCGGACAGATGGATATGCTTGACCCACAATTATTTATTATTGGTGCCTCTATCCTCTTTTGGTCCTGATTGCTAGCCCCTGCTGACTTTCTGTTGGCCTTTGAATTTAAGGTTCCCCAAGACTCCCTTCACTGTACACCTGCTGGGTCCAGTGCTGCTGGCAGGGCTGGCCCTTCCCCAGGACGAGTGGAGAACACAGGCTTATCCATAGCTGCTGGCTCATTTTCTATGAGGTCCTTCATTCTCATGCCTGGTGGGAGGGATGTTGTGGGTAGGAGTGGGGAGGTTATGTTTTTAATGATGTAGTCATGGAGTTAAATGAAACCTGGGTTTTTAATCCAGATTTGGTAATTAGTATcccctggaaaagtcattcaactctctgattctcagttttcccatctgtaaattggggacaaTACTTCTTGTACCACCTTCCTCACAAAGTTGCTATAAGGAAAGCCCTTTGTAAGCCCTGAAGCTTGTaagttattttataattataattattattatttttaagccCCATGGGCTGTCTTTTGGTGGGTTCCTTCTTGGAATACAACCTTCCatgtgccatttttttctcctcctctcccaagactGCCTGTGTTCAGTGCTGGGGCCCTTTCGTTGGGCAGGCCATCAGGCTGCCCCACAGGGCAGAAGCCTTGGGGTTCAGTGGGCTACTGTAGAGGACAAAAGGGTGGATTTTATTGGCCACATCAACCCACTTGTTCTCTGTCAGCTCTGGAAGGCTGCAATCTGAGAAGCCATTCACTGAAGGTTGTATTTACAGAAGCATTGTGgctatgtgcatatgtatgtatgtatctatatatttattaattatttatatcaAATAGCTTTGTGGTTGCATTATCTCTTTGCAGTTGGTCTCTCCTAGGGAAACTGTATCAGTTTTTCTGACCATTTGTATCTGGAAGATCTCTTTGATTTTCTGTTGCCGTAATTTGAAAAGTCCAAGGTTGATGAACAGGGACCAGTAAGGGAAGAATTAACCCTTTGAAAGCCTTCTCTCCAAATACCTCTCCTCCGATGAAGTTAGTTGTCAGGCTTCGGCTGTGGGGAGAGAGGCCTGTGTGGGGCAGGAAAAGTAGCCTGCCACGGTTCTGACTCAGAGCCAGGGGCTCTTTCTTTCATTGGGACTATCAGGTCCTTTTGgagacattttcctttttcaggttgctcatttgaacctcaaaggCAGTACTCGATTTTGTGAAAAGACCCCTAGGCTGGGTGTTAGGACACCCGGCCCAACTAGTAACAAAGTATAGGTTGGGAGAGGCCCAGGAACAAGGCTTCAGTGAGGTTTTAATCTTCCCTTGGAATTCCACTTTTTATTCACTCTCTTACCCCCATCTCCTAATTATAATTATCTGTGGCAAGAACCACCTAGGATTTatggggtttgtgtgtgtgtgtgtgtctgttttaaAGGCTATACAGGAAGTCATTGATTTCTAATCTAAATATGTTCTAGAAATGACTTTGTCCTCACAGACTATGACTTCTCCATGACTTCATTGTGCTCTGATGCGTTacatatgttttatgtatatacacacatatattcacaagcacatacatatatatatattagattcATTTTTAGAGTCCCATGATATATtaaatcttcctctctccctccctcattctcctgcctttcctcctttctcaatgATGGGTCCAGGAAGATGGAGACCACAGCTGCACCTGTCTTTAGTGGCCCAGCTCAGGTTCCAAGCTCCACAAGACAGAAAAACATAACTTGACTTGGGGCCTAGTCAATGAGAGTATCCTTATCTAGCTGTGATCCTAGGACGGACTTTAGACCCTGGGCTTCTGGGCCAGAGGCCAGTAGGGTGTTGTCAGGCCTTCGTAAAAATTCAATGAAAGTTGTAAGATGCTTCTTATTCATCCATGTGACAGGTTAGATCGGGCATCTGAGGTAAGGCCCCAAGGGTCAGGTGTCACCTTTGAGCCTCTGCTTCTTAGCACAGCTGGTTCAGAGGTAATTAAAGGTTATACTGTGGATTTTATTGATTCCCTCAGAGGAGAGCCCTGGCTTCTTCTTGGGCACAATTTTGTCATGTTTTAGATGGAAAGCAAAGCCAAGGGCAGGGAATGAAAGGGGGGCGTGGAGTAGAGGAGGACAgcataatttatttaaattattgttatccccagatgttgtatttttgtttccacaaaaaataaagttgcATTTGGAAATAAAGTTTGTCTTTCATTTAGAGCTTTTCCGTTCAAAGCGCCTGGTCTGTAGCTGGTGCCCATCTAATGGGATCCCCAGTGAGGACTGATTGAAAGAATCTAGCACAGTAATTTGTGCACATGGtggacactcaataaatgcttgttgaatgtggAATGAATGGATTGGAGAAGCTGAGCATGGGGAAGAGAACAACTGGGGGGACAACAGAGGGGTCTTCAAGAATCTGAAGGGCcctccagagagcagaactaggaatgaTGTGGGGATGTTACCAAGAGAGAAATTTAGGATTGTTTGGGTATAAACATCCCGACAATTAGAGCTCTCCATAACTGGGAAGGCTTTCCCAGTTACCTCTATGCCTTACCACCTGCCCCCAAGCAACCATTTTAACCCCCTCCTCCCACAACAAAACCTTGGGCTCTGCCCCCTGGCACACCAGGCACACATGTGGGTGAATTTTTTGCCCCATCTTGCCTCAAACCAAGCCTAGAATCTTCTACTTCCCAGACATTTCCACACCAAGGCATTGATCCTGTATGCCTCTACCTCTTCCTAgattcccttaatttttttttcccattataatGAAAGTTTCTTGAACACAGGGACCgtcttgtttgtttgtatttgcatacctagagcttagcacagtgcctagcacatcatAAGAGctgaataaatgctctatctacctgtctgtctacctgtcaatctatctgtccatctatctatcatctctctacctgtctgtctatccatctgtctgtctacccatccatccatctgtctatctgtctacctgtcagtctatctacctacctacctgtctgtctatctacgcatctatctatctatctactgggTTTCCTCTCCTTGGAGATCTTTGAGCACAAACTAGATGACTCCTCTTCAACTATGTTGAAGTGgggattctttcttttctttttttaattcaaaatctgAGATCacatcattttttgttttgtttcttgttttgtttttccttaatagtatttcattttttccaattacatgaaaagatagttttcaacattcacttttataagattttgagttccagatttttttctccctccctccctcctctccccgctCCTCacgatgacatgcaatctgatataggctatacatatacaatcacattgaacacatttccacattagtcatgttgtgaaggaagaatctgaacaaaagggaaaaaccacaaaaaagaaaaaaaaaagaaaatagtgtgcttcgatatgcattcagactccacagttctttctctggatgtggataatatATTCcattgagtcttttggaattgtcttagatcatcatattgctgagaagagctaagtctaccagaGTTGGCCATTGCACAGTATTGttgctactgtatacaatgttctcctggttctgctcccctcattcagcatcagttcatgtaagtctttccaggtttttttgaaatctgcctgctcatcatttctatagcacaataatattccactacattcatataccacaacttgttcagccactccccaattaatgggcatcccctcaatttctaattctttgccaccacgaaaagagctgctataaatatttttgggtaTGTGGggcctttcccttttttatgatttctttgggatacaaacctagtagtggtattgctggacgaaagggtatgcatagttttatagccctttgggcatagttccaaattgctctccagaatggttggatcagttcacaactccaccaacagtgtattagtgttccaattttcccacatcttctccaatgttaatcattttcctgtttgttgtattagtcaatctgatagttgtgaggtggtacctcagaattgttttacttttgcatttctctaatcaatagtggtttagagcattttttatatgactgtagagagatttaatttcttcatccaaaacctgtctgttcatatcctttgaccatttatcaatcagggaatTATTTTTAtgcttacaaatttgactcagttctctatatattttagaaatgaagcccttgggacaactaggtggcacagtgagtagaacacaggccttggagtcaggaggacctgagttcaaatctgccctcagatactttgacacacttgctagctgtgtgacatgggggaagtcacttaaccccaattatcctGCCTTCAGccctccaaaaaattttttttaaactataaaaaaagaaagaaatgaggccttcatcagataCCCTAGCTGTAAAATTGTTTCTctactttctgcttcccttctaatcttggttgcattggctttgtttgtgcaaaaaccctTTTTAGtttaatcaaaactatccatattgcattttgtaatgttctttatttcctgtttggtcataaattcttctgttccccacaggtctgacaggtaaactattccttgatctcctaatttgtttatgatatcaccctttatatctaaatcatgtaccattttgaccttcttttggtatacggtgtaaaatgttggtctatgtctagtttggGGACTTTTTTTCTGGTAGGAGCTGCACTAGAATGCCTTCAAGATTGTATTGCTCTCCCCTACCAAGATCCGGGAGCAGCACCAGCAGCAAGACCTGGTCAGGCCCCAATCTACATGCAGTTCATTCAGTGTCCAGAGCAAGAACCAAGGCACAGAGGGTAATGTCATACTTAGAGAGCTCTGTAAGGATGGCCCAACCCTCAGCCTAGCTTCCTCTCAATACACAAGGATAATGTTGCAATCAGTCCATAGACCCTTGTAATAAAGAGCCAAAGGCCCCTAGTAATAACAGTTTATgatcagaggagggaagaaatgtCTGTTTTTACGACACACCCTGGGGTTTTCCCACTCCTTCATCTCTGCTCACAGCTTTCCTGGGGCTCTCCCCCATATTTCCACCTGTTGAAATCCTGCCTGTCTATTAAAGTTCAGTACAGGTGCTATTTCCTCTGTAAAATCTTCCCTCTGACTGAGCTGTAAAGGACCTCCTCTCACCTGAACTTTGTCTGAACCTTCCTGAAAGTCATTAATCACATCCTGTCTCGTGTAGTGGTAATGTTTGTGGGTCTTTGATGGGTGAACCTTTCTTATCATTCTAGGAATGTGGGTTCTCCACCACTTCCTGGAGTCTTTTTGCCAGGCCAATGAGGACCCTTTCTCTATTTTCAGCTTCCCTTCACCCATTACAGTATGTGCTCGAGAACAGAAATTGTCTGcttgtacttgtatctccagtgcttagcatggtacctagcACATAAGGAGTCCTAAAtaaatgtgctctctctctctctctctctctcgttcaatcattttaatcatgtctgactcttcatgaccccatttggagttttcttggcagatactagagtggtttgatatttcctatctatccatacatctatttatctatcgatctatctacctacccatccatttatccatccatccatccatcattccatctacctatccatccatccatctatacagTCATCTCTGTGTCATTCATCCATCTGTATCTATCCATCAGCCTACTTCATCTTTCTAgacatccatccatctgtcttctctcctccaatgGAAAGAACCTCCTCGAGGACAGGTATCAGACTTTAcacattttttttgtatccacaTAACACAGGACCCATTGTGTCTTCTCCCACCATGGGAAAACTTTGAGATGAAGCATGGGAGAGGAGCACAAGGAAAACTGGATTTCTCATGTCCTGCCTTTCTCCACAGTATGGTTTCATCATTTGCACTGAATTTCAAGAACATATGACActtaaaaaccaaatgaaagcAGTCTGCAACCCTGGAAAGGACTCTAGAAAATATGCAAAGACCCCTCCCTCTTCCTGTACCACCCACCATGCCTATTTGAGGAAGAAAGACACATGAG
This region of Trichosurus vulpecula isolate mTriVul1 chromosome 3, mTriVul1.pri, whole genome shotgun sequence genomic DNA includes:
- the IL17C gene encoding interleukin-17C; the encoded protein is MPVKSPVMIAAWVLLLLFPACFSRHPPWLPSGTSSLHQRCYPPEELSHNQLPLHLIGVGARSARSLPATLVASLEAGSLARTRRHQRHKESRCSALQLENVYEAEVHQRSLSPWKYRINSDENRYPQKLAFAECLCKGCIDMKSGRETSSLNSVELYQRVLVLHRKPCALKGDTQVTPGAFTFEIEYINVPVGCTCVLPRSG